From the genome of Streptomyces sp. NBC_01260, one region includes:
- a CDS encoding sensor histidine kinase: MLQRPQRGDPFWIWVLHGWEALSWALIALVTLITLLGGTPPGRKLGLLALMAVLALCWALVRRRPGNPVLSPYGYLCVLVVVLGGVSCLGDGFGVFYTVTLAQFIVFADSPRGAVLLTGLGALAITVGGSLREGGRADVFLTNTISSLAVWAVAVVMAVLTPRALAQRDERAALRAELKSTQVELAEVYQRQGAAEERERLAREIHDTLAQGFASIIVLAEAARSQLAVDTDRSAQQLQSIEQTARENLAEARVLVGAAPSSGVAAGSVATTLRRTLDRFTEDTGLTVTAELADVECDQPTRIALLRCTQESLANIRKHAAASTVGVVLARQPDGVELEITDDGRGFVVEDSHGFGLDGMRRRLAEFGGGLTVTSSVGDGTRILATIPLSDRSQV; encoded by the coding sequence ATGCTTCAACGGCCGCAGCGCGGCGATCCGTTCTGGATCTGGGTGCTCCACGGGTGGGAGGCGCTCTCCTGGGCGCTGATCGCCCTGGTCACCCTGATCACCCTGCTGGGCGGCACGCCCCCGGGGCGGAAGCTCGGGCTGCTCGCGCTGATGGCCGTGCTCGCCCTCTGCTGGGCGCTGGTGCGCAGGCGCCCCGGCAACCCGGTGCTGAGCCCGTACGGCTATCTGTGCGTGCTCGTCGTGGTGCTGGGCGGTGTCTCGTGCCTCGGGGACGGCTTCGGGGTGTTCTACACGGTGACGCTCGCGCAGTTCATCGTCTTCGCCGACAGTCCGAGGGGCGCGGTCCTCCTCACCGGCCTCGGCGCCCTGGCGATCACGGTCGGCGGCAGCCTGCGGGAGGGCGGGCGGGCCGATGTCTTCCTTACCAACACCATCTCCTCCCTCGCTGTCTGGGCCGTCGCCGTCGTGATGGCGGTACTGACTCCCAGGGCGCTGGCACAGCGCGACGAACGGGCCGCTCTGCGAGCCGAGTTGAAGAGCACCCAGGTCGAACTGGCCGAGGTGTACCAGCGCCAGGGCGCCGCCGAGGAGCGCGAGCGGCTCGCCCGGGAGATCCACGACACCCTCGCCCAGGGCTTCGCCTCCATCATCGTGCTGGCGGAGGCGGCCAGGTCCCAGCTGGCCGTGGACACCGACCGCAGCGCCCAGCAGCTCCAGTCCATCGAGCAGACGGCCCGGGAGAACCTCGCCGAGGCCCGGGTCCTGGTCGGCGCCGCCCCCAGCAGCGGTGTGGCGGCCGGATCGGTCGCCACGACGCTCCGCCGCACCCTGGACCGTTTCACCGAGGACACCGGCCTCACGGTCACGGCGGAACTGGCGGACGTCGAGTGCGACCAGCCGACCCGGATCGCCCTGCTGCGGTGCACCCAGGAGTCGCTGGCCAACATACGCAAGCACGCCGCGGCTTCCACCGTGGGCGTCGTCCTGGCCCGGCAGCCCGACGGCGTGGAGCTGGAGATCACCGACGACGGCCGCGGGTTCGTCGTCGAGGACTCCCACGGCTTCGGGCTGGACGGCATGAGACGGCGCCTCGCGGAGTTCGGCGGCGGTCTCACCGTCACCAGCTCGGTCGGTGACGGCACCCGCATCCTCGCCACGATCCCTCTGAGCGACAGGTCCCAGGTGTGA
- a CDS encoding response regulator has protein sequence MTSDPAAEAAPLRIILADDHTVMRAGLVALLGSEPSVDIVGEAGDGREAVRLVERLRPDVALLDLRMPVLDGVGATTEIAAGPTGTRVLILTTYETDADIERGVEAGATGYLLKDATREQLVDAIHAASRGETVLAPRVAQRLVARMRRPVPVTLTAREAEVLDAVADGLSNGEIGRRLFIGEATVKTHLLRIFAKLDVNDRTRAVVVAMNGGLLQRR, from the coding sequence ATGACATCCGACCCCGCGGCAGAAGCCGCCCCGCTGCGCATCATCCTGGCCGACGACCACACGGTGATGCGCGCCGGTCTGGTCGCCCTGCTGGGCTCCGAACCCAGCGTCGACATCGTCGGGGAGGCGGGCGACGGGCGGGAGGCCGTCCGCCTCGTCGAGCGGCTCCGGCCGGACGTGGCCCTGCTCGACCTGCGCATGCCGGTCCTGGACGGGGTGGGCGCGACCACGGAGATCGCCGCGGGTCCCACGGGCACCCGCGTCCTGATCCTGACTACGTACGAGACCGACGCGGACATCGAACGCGGCGTGGAGGCGGGCGCCACCGGTTACCTGCTCAAGGACGCCACCCGCGAACAGCTCGTCGACGCCATCCACGCGGCCTCCCGCGGCGAGACGGTGCTGGCCCCCCGGGTCGCCCAGCGGCTGGTGGCCAGGATGCGCCGGCCGGTGCCCGTCACGCTGACCGCCCGCGAGGCCGAGGTGCTGGACGCGGTCGCCGACGGACTGTCCAACGGGGAGATCGGCCGGCGGCTGTTCATCGGTGAGGCCACGGTGAAGACCCATCTGCTGCGGATCTTCGCCAAGCTCGACGTCAACGACCGTACGCGTGCGGTGGTCGTCGCGATGAACGGCGGTCTGCTGCAACGGCGTTAG
- a CDS encoding DUF2975 domain-containing protein: MNTRLTSVLASVTFGLAILSGLAFLGTGVTHMLDDGAVCVETGFWANARLASDGLPVAKGVEAAGSVTRLCRNGPSVGQRAADLGGELPWLLFGALALLLFSRLLTTVLRQGPFTEAVAGRLSALGWFVAVGTPVAGLVVGWSQSWLVDSMAPVVGSGPTVSGPMVLVFAGLAGVILGKIMREGVRMREDLEGTI, encoded by the coding sequence ATGAACACGCGACTCACGAGCGTACTGGCCTCGGTGACCTTCGGGCTGGCGATCCTCAGCGGGCTTGCCTTCCTCGGCACGGGGGTCACCCACATGCTCGACGACGGGGCGGTCTGCGTGGAGACGGGCTTCTGGGCCAACGCCCGGCTGGCGTCGGACGGCCTGCCGGTCGCGAAGGGCGTGGAGGCGGCGGGCAGCGTCACGCGGCTCTGCCGGAACGGCCCCTCCGTGGGCCAGCGCGCGGCCGACCTGGGGGGCGAACTGCCCTGGCTGCTGTTCGGCGCTCTCGCGCTGCTGCTCTTCTCCCGGCTGCTGACGACCGTGCTGCGGCAGGGGCCGTTCACCGAGGCGGTGGCCGGGCGGCTCAGCGCTCTCGGCTGGTTCGTCGCCGTGGGCACACCGGTGGCCGGCCTCGTCGTCGGGTGGTCGCAGTCCTGGCTGGTCGACAGCATGGCGCCGGTCGTGGGTTCCGGGCCGACCGTCTCCGGACCGATGGTGCTCGTGTTCGCCGGTCTCGCCGGTGTGATCCTTGGGAAGATCATGCGTGAAGGCGTGCGTATGCGAGAGGACCTCGAAGGGACCATCTGA
- a CDS encoding helix-turn-helix domain-containing protein has protein sequence MPEEELHSIRIHLDRLLVERGMTLTELSAQVGITVVNLSVLKNGRAKAIRFSTLSRICDILGCQPGDLITHEPAGPAEPAQ, from the coding sequence ATGCCGGAAGAGGAACTGCACTCGATCCGCATCCACCTCGACCGGCTCCTGGTCGAGCGCGGTATGACGCTCACCGAACTGTCCGCGCAGGTGGGCATCACCGTCGTCAACCTGTCCGTGCTCAAGAACGGGCGGGCCAAGGCCATCCGCTTCTCGACCCTGTCGAGGATCTGCGACATCCTCGGGTGCCAGCCCGGAGACCTGATCACCCACGAGCCCGCCGGGCCCGCGGAGCCCGCCCAGTAA
- a CDS encoding aKG-HExxH-type peptide beta-hydroxylase → MRVEPSARGAVEDRTSLRERMRTVLDRADLRVPQESLHHPAAVEIVHLVQRALRSGPLGPDRLRSFSERLDRVPPAPVCGAAAPQGHLSRSVARALRSVPARGADAPAVTADVVEWEAAERDLMEAALGLLERVWPQSAAELRETVVEVALLGGAAIDGFTDFAVHGAVLVNRSRLQGSQDGVPGVVRCAEALVHEGAHTRCNAAAVAEPFLLPDRAGRGGADQGGPVLVATPLRADPRPLTGLFQQTVVLARSVLLYRALAGEPFLPPGPAAVGARYAKLLDGARQAVRTLAAHTDSLTPHGRTVLAECAAVIGEPARHSGYAPEDSAPGGPA, encoded by the coding sequence ATGCGGGTGGAGCCGAGTGCCCGAGGTGCCGTGGAGGACCGGACATCGCTGCGGGAGCGGATGCGTACGGTGCTCGACCGGGCGGATCTGAGGGTGCCGCAGGAGTCCCTGCACCATCCGGCGGCCGTCGAGATCGTTCATCTGGTGCAGCGCGCCCTGCGGTCGGGTCCGCTCGGCCCGGACCGGCTCCGGTCGTTCTCGGAGCGGCTCGACCGGGTGCCGCCCGCCCCCGTCTGCGGGGCGGCCGCACCGCAGGGGCACTTGAGCCGCAGTGTGGCGCGTGCGTTGCGGTCGGTTCCGGCGCGGGGCGCGGACGCGCCGGCGGTGACGGCGGACGTCGTCGAGTGGGAGGCGGCCGAACGGGACCTGATGGAAGCGGCGTTGGGCCTGCTGGAGCGGGTCTGGCCACAGAGCGCGGCCGAGTTGCGGGAGACGGTGGTCGAGGTCGCGCTCCTCGGAGGCGCGGCGATCGACGGATTCACGGACTTCGCCGTGCATGGTGCGGTGCTCGTCAACAGGAGTCGCTTGCAGGGGAGTCAGGACGGTGTGCCCGGCGTCGTGAGGTGTGCCGAGGCGCTGGTCCATGAGGGGGCGCACACGCGGTGCAACGCGGCGGCGGTGGCCGAGCCCTTCCTGCTGCCGGACCGGGCGGGCCGGGGCGGGGCGGATCAGGGCGGACCGGTGCTGGTCGCCACCCCGCTGCGGGCCGACCCGCGTCCCCTGACCGGCCTCTTCCAGCAGACGGTCGTCCTCGCGCGCAGCGTGCTGCTCTACCGCGCACTGGCCGGGGAACCGTTCCTGCCCCCCGGTCCGGCGGCGGTCGGGGCCCGGTACGCGAAGCTGCTGGACGGCGCCCGGCAGGCCGTCCGGACCCTGGCAGCCCACACGGACAGCCTCACCCCGCACGGCCGGACCGTGCTGGCGGAGTGCGCGGCGGTGATCGGGGAGCCCGCCCGCCACAGCGGCTACGCACCCGAGGACTCCGCCCCCGGGGGACCCGCGTGA
- a CDS encoding YcaO-like family protein, which produces MSAWTPQVFVPYPDHPGVLMARVAARSAAFEGAAAVSGARVIVGSATGHDRDQVVRGARGELLERMGNIVAGREAEAAAGTVATWSELRREGVPALEPHVRPEERRLWVRARTVRGAGIRVPAGSAYLRHRPPPGCGAMPSAGSTGVASHPDREAAARHAAWEVLERDLVRRSWYGPAEWPPCRLPGELGGALGALTEARGLVVTALALPAPAGAACVVACLHRPDGTGQAFGARCGPPDTLPALVEKAAYEALMVRWSMGTETARRAWAQWHGTTPPGTAVRHALWAYHRQDSLSLWGPARAPEAGPPGARTRSARADPSDPLRILAEHTGQDVILVDTTSRPARDAGVHVVRVIAPGALPLPTGSGPGRPHPFG; this is translated from the coding sequence GTGAGTGCGTGGACGCCACAGGTCTTCGTGCCCTACCCCGACCACCCCGGCGTCCTGATGGCGCGGGTGGCCGCCCGGTCCGCCGCGTTCGAGGGGGCCGCTGCCGTTTCCGGGGCCCGGGTGATCGTCGGCAGCGCCACCGGACACGACAGGGACCAGGTCGTCCGGGGTGCGCGCGGCGAACTCCTCGAACGGATGGGGAACATCGTGGCGGGCCGGGAGGCCGAGGCCGCCGCCGGGACCGTCGCCACCTGGAGCGAGCTCCGCCGCGAGGGGGTGCCCGCCCTGGAGCCCCATGTACGACCGGAGGAGCGCCGGTTGTGGGTGCGCGCCCGTACGGTGCGGGGCGCCGGGATCCGGGTACCGGCCGGGTCCGCGTACCTCCGGCACCGGCCCCCGCCCGGCTGCGGCGCCATGCCGTCGGCCGGCTCCACCGGTGTCGCCTCCCACCCCGACCGCGAGGCCGCCGCGCGGCACGCGGCGTGGGAGGTGCTGGAACGCGATCTGGTGCGCCGCAGCTGGTACGGGCCGGCCGAGTGGCCCCCGTGCCGGCTGCCGGGGGAGCTGGGCGGAGCGCTGGGCGCGCTCACGGAGGCGCGGGGGCTGGTCGTCACCGCGCTCGCGCTGCCCGCACCGGCCGGGGCCGCCTGCGTGGTGGCGTGCCTGCACCGGCCCGACGGCACGGGACAGGCCTTCGGCGCCCGGTGCGGGCCGCCGGACACGCTCCCGGCGCTGGTCGAGAAGGCCGCGTACGAAGCGCTCATGGTGCGCTGGAGCATGGGCACCGAGACCGCCCGGCGGGCCTGGGCGCAGTGGCACGGCACGACCCCGCCCGGGACGGCCGTGCGGCACGCGCTGTGGGCGTACCACCGGCAGGACAGCCTGAGCCTGTGGGGACCGGCCCGCGCGCCGGAGGCCGGTCCGCCGGGAGCCCGTACCCGTTCCGCGCGGGCCGATCCGAGCGACCCCCTTCGCATCCTCGCCGAGCACACCGGCCAGGACGTGATCCTCGTCGACACCACCTCCCGGCCCGCCCGCGACGCGGGCGTTCACGTCGTACGCGTCATCGCACCCGGCGCCCTCCCGCTGCCCACGGGCAGCGGCCCCGGGCGCCCCCACCCCTTCGGTTAG
- a CDS encoding class I SAM-dependent DNA methyltransferase, with amino-acid sequence MTSDPTTQDRRPHYAVEFADDYDRWFGKPGVSGATVDALEGLAGEGPVLELGIGTGRIALPLRARGLDVHGIDASEAMVGRLRAKPGGVDLPVTIGDFSRVPVPDRDVFSLVYLAAGTFFELREQADQARCFAQVAQHLAPGGVFVFDSHVPEALAVAATGSQVVSEGDDHLVLCYRRIDPSVQRYSSHYVIHENDRTRQMRVEFRYAGAGELDLMARQAGLRLKERWGSWAGAPFTRDSTYHVSVYESR; translated from the coding sequence ATGACGTCCGACCCCACCACCCAGGACCGACGCCCGCACTACGCAGTTGAGTTCGCGGACGACTACGACCGCTGGTTCGGCAAACCCGGGGTGAGCGGCGCGACCGTGGACGCCCTCGAAGGGCTGGCCGGCGAGGGGCCGGTGCTCGAACTCGGCATCGGTACGGGCCGCATCGCCCTGCCCCTGCGGGCCCGCGGCCTCGACGTGCACGGCATCGACGCGTCGGAGGCCATGGTCGGCCGCCTCCGCGCCAAGCCCGGCGGCGTGGACCTGCCCGTCACCATCGGTGACTTCTCCCGGGTGCCGGTGCCGGACCGGGACGTCTTCTCCCTCGTCTACCTCGCGGCCGGCACCTTCTTCGAACTCCGCGAACAGGCCGACCAGGCACGCTGTTTCGCCCAGGTGGCGCAGCACCTCGCGCCCGGCGGCGTCTTCGTCTTCGACTCGCACGTGCCCGAGGCCCTCGCGGTGGCCGCGACCGGCTCCCAGGTCGTCTCCGAGGGGGACGACCACCTGGTCCTGTGCTACCGGCGGATCGACCCGTCGGTCCAGCGCTACAGCTCGCACTACGTCATCCACGAGAACGACCGGACCCGGCAGATGCGCGTCGAGTTCCGCTACGCGGGCGCGGGAGAACTGGACCTGATGGCACGCCAGGCGGGGCTGCGGCTCAAGGAGCGCTGGGGGAGCTGGGCGGGCGCTCCCTTCACCCGGGACAGCACCTACCACGTGTCCGTGTACGAATCCCGCTGA
- a CDS encoding cytochrome P450, with the protein MSQPDQLWQPGAEERPDPPAERLRSFPLGHADGLDPLPELAELRRHEPVVRVRMPGGGTAWLVTRHADVRRVLADPRFSRSRATRGKGPGGRTTALPDSILATDPPDHSRLRRLVAPALTVPRSEAMRRDIARLADELLTRMTEVAETAQGTGADLVPHFCRLLPLTVICDLLGTPRVDADLLDAWDGTLRSTTAKNAEVTAAVHEMTVYLTRLVAAKRAHPADDMLSTLIAARDDGDRLSEGELVSFCLVLFTGGYGTTANRLAGIVHLLLEQPERYVLLCREGHRVPGAVEELLRYAQAAMGANVRVATESVRLGDVTVGEGESVIALMASANHDEDVYPDPGVLDLTRSAVGHLAFGHGVHFCVGAQLARVQLQEALTALTRRLPGLRAAGPPSWRTGQTTRAPRTLPVTW; encoded by the coding sequence ATGAGCCAGCCCGATCAGCTGTGGCAGCCCGGTGCAGAGGAACGGCCCGATCCGCCGGCCGAACGGCTGCGGTCGTTCCCGCTCGGCCATGCGGACGGGCTCGACCCATTGCCGGAGCTGGCCGAGCTGCGCCGGCACGAACCCGTCGTCCGGGTACGGATGCCCGGCGGCGGCACCGCCTGGCTCGTCACCCGCCATGCCGACGTGCGCCGGGTGCTGGCCGACCCCCGGTTCAGCCGCAGCCGCGCGACCCGGGGGAAGGGGCCGGGAGGCCGTACGACGGCCCTGCCCGACTCGATCCTGGCCACCGATCCGCCCGACCACTCCCGGCTGCGCAGGCTCGTCGCGCCCGCGCTGACCGTCCCCAGGTCGGAGGCGATGCGCCGGGACATCGCGCGCCTGGCGGACGAGCTGCTGACGAGGATGACGGAGGTGGCAGAGACCGCGCAGGGGACGGGGGCCGACCTCGTCCCCCACTTCTGCCGGCTCCTCCCCCTCACCGTCATCTGCGATCTGCTCGGCACCCCACGCGTGGACGCCGACCTGCTCGACGCCTGGGACGGCACCCTGCGCAGCACCACCGCGAAGAACGCCGAAGTGACCGCCGCGGTACACGAGATGACCGTCTACCTCACCCGGCTCGTCGCCGCCAAGCGGGCCCATCCCGCCGACGACATGCTCAGCACGCTCATCGCGGCGCGCGACGACGGTGACCGGCTGAGCGAGGGCGAGCTCGTCTCGTTCTGCCTCGTGCTGTTCACGGGCGGCTACGGCACCACGGCCAACCGGCTGGCCGGGATCGTCCATCTCCTGCTCGAACAGCCCGAGCGGTACGTGTTGTTGTGCCGTGAGGGCCACCGGGTCCCGGGCGCCGTCGAGGAGCTCCTGCGGTACGCCCAGGCCGCCATGGGCGCCAATGTGCGGGTGGCCACCGAGAGCGTCCGGCTGGGGGACGTGACCGTCGGGGAGGGGGAGTCGGTCATCGCGCTCATGGCGTCCGCCAACCACGACGAGGACGTCTATCCCGACCCCGGCGTGCTCGACCTCACCCGGTCCGCCGTCGGCCACCTTGCCTTCGGTCACGGCGTCCACTTCTGCGTCGGCGCGCAGCTCGCCCGCGTACAGCTCCAGGAAGCTCTGACCGCCCTGACCCGCCGCCTGCCCGGCCTCCGCGCCGCCGGTCCGCCCAGCTGGCGGACCGGGCAGACCACCAGGGCCCCGCGGACCCTGCCGGTGACCTGGTGA
- a CDS encoding S8 family peptidase has translation MAALRNVKRRIAALIATTTTAALAAAVGAALPAQAAAPEGRILHAGAAEAVPGSYIVTLKQSAGFKASGSDGKQLIAGYGGRIERTYSSALNGYAAALSSTGAKRLAADPAVASVEQDQKVHATATQSNAPWGLDRIDQANLPLSGTYTYPDSAGGGTTVYVLDTGVRITHQEISGRASYGYDFVDNDTTAQDGYGHGTHVATTVAGSTYGVAKKAKIVAVRVLGNDGSGTTAGVIAGVDWITANHVASSVANVSLGGGASTTLDNAVSRSIASGVTYSIAAGNSGALASNYSPARVAAAITVGATTRTDARASYSNYGSAVDIFAPGSGITAGWNSSDSATYTGDGTSFAAPHVSGAAAVYLTNHPGASPAAVASALVNGATSGVLTGVGSGSPNKLLKLVP, from the coding sequence ATGGCAGCATTGCGCAACGTCAAGCGGCGGATCGCCGCTCTGATCGCCACCACGACCACCGCGGCCCTGGCAGCCGCGGTCGGTGCGGCCTTACCCGCCCAGGCGGCCGCGCCGGAGGGCAGAATTCTGCACGCCGGGGCAGCGGAGGCGGTGCCGGGAAGCTACATCGTCACGCTGAAGCAGTCGGCCGGGTTCAAGGCGTCCGGGTCCGACGGCAAGCAGCTCATAGCCGGCTACGGCGGCCGCATCGAGCGCACCTACTCATCGGCGCTGAACGGCTACGCCGCGGCTCTCAGCAGCACCGGGGCCAAGCGGCTGGCCGCCGACCCGGCCGTCGCCTCGGTCGAGCAGGACCAGAAGGTCCACGCGACCGCCACCCAGAGCAACGCCCCCTGGGGCCTCGACCGGATCGACCAGGCGAACCTGCCGCTGAGCGGCACGTACACCTATCCGGACTCGGCGGGCGGCGGCACCACCGTCTACGTCCTGGACACCGGGGTGCGCATCACCCACCAGGAGATCAGCGGCCGGGCCTCGTACGGCTACGACTTCGTCGACAACGACACCACTGCCCAGGACGGGTACGGCCACGGCACCCATGTGGCCACGACCGTCGCGGGGAGCACCTACGGGGTGGCGAAGAAGGCGAAGATCGTCGCCGTGCGCGTCCTCGGCAACGACGGCTCCGGCACCACCGCCGGGGTCATCGCCGGGGTCGACTGGATCACCGCCAACCACGTCGCCTCGTCCGTCGCGAACGTGTCGCTCGGCGGCGGCGCCAGCACCACGCTGGACAACGCGGTGAGCCGGTCGATCGCGTCCGGGGTCACGTACTCCATCGCGGCGGGTAATTCGGGGGCGCTCGCGTCCAACTACTCCCCCGCCCGGGTCGCCGCCGCGATCACGGTCGGTGCCACGACCAGGACCGACGCCCGCGCGAGCTACTCGAACTACGGCTCCGCCGTGGACATCTTCGCGCCGGGCTCCGGCATCACGGCGGGCTGGAACAGTTCGGACAGCGCCACGTACACCGGCGACGGCACGTCCTTCGCCGCGCCGCACGTCTCCGGTGCGGCCGCGGTCTACCTGACGAACCACCCCGGCGCCTCCCCGGCGGCCGTGGCCTCGGCACTCGTGAACGGCGCGACGTCGGGCGTCCTCACGGGTGTCGGATCCGGCTCCCCGAACAAGCTGCTCAAGCTCGTCCCGTAA
- a CDS encoding ABC transporter permease translates to MVRYVMRKAAGWLLMIVVATNATYFLASWFLDPRSNFKELRPVRSEARIDQALAPYNLDPRVPVVHRWWDWFTSVVVHFDWGRSPTGVSVNGEIGYRSLVSAELVVIATVLSVVIGVSLGVYTASRQYGWGDRVSQAVSIAVFNIPTSVAALAVVFVAIWLNQHAGLRFLYVAGENSPNVEGFLPTMGDRFLHLILPTLTLTLMGYVGYHLTQRSLLLDTINADFVRTARATGLTRTQAIRRHALRTALIPTATSVAFSVPAIFTGAIITETIFGWNGMGRYFIQTISKNDVHGTVATAAFAAVLTAVGAILADIATALLDPRVRVS, encoded by the coding sequence ATGGTGCGCTATGTGATGCGCAAGGCGGCGGGCTGGCTGCTGATGATCGTCGTGGCGACCAACGCCACGTATTTCCTGGCCAGTTGGTTCCTGGACCCGCGGTCGAACTTCAAGGAGCTGCGGCCCGTCCGCAGCGAGGCCCGGATCGACCAGGCCCTCGCGCCCTACAACCTGGACCCGCGGGTACCGGTGGTGCACCGGTGGTGGGACTGGTTCACCTCGGTGGTCGTCCACTTCGACTGGGGGAGGTCCCCCACCGGCGTCTCCGTCAACGGCGAGATCGGCTACCGCTCCCTCGTCAGCGCCGAGTTGGTCGTCATCGCGACGGTCCTCTCCGTGGTGATCGGCGTATCACTCGGTGTGTACACGGCGTCGAGGCAGTACGGCTGGGGCGACCGGGTGTCGCAGGCCGTCTCCATCGCGGTGTTCAACATCCCGACGTCCGTCGCCGCGCTCGCCGTGGTCTTCGTCGCCATCTGGCTCAACCAGCACGCCGGGCTGCGCTTCCTCTACGTCGCCGGGGAGAACTCACCGAACGTCGAAGGATTCCTCCCGACCATGGGTGACCGCTTCCTGCACCTGATCCTGCCGACCCTGACCCTGACCCTGATGGGCTACGTCGGCTACCACCTGACGCAGCGCTCGCTGCTGCTCGACACGATCAACGCCGACTTCGTACGGACCGCACGGGCCACCGGACTCACCCGGACCCAGGCGATCCGCAGACACGCCCTGCGGACCGCGCTCATCCCGACGGCGACGTCCGTGGCGTTCAGTGTCCCGGCGATTTTCACCGGGGCCATCATCACCGAGACGATCTTCGGCTGGAACGGCATGGGCCGCTACTTCATCCAGACCATCAGCAAGAACGACGTGCACGGCACGGTCGCGACGGCCGCCTTCGCCGCCGTCCTGACGGCGGTCGGCGCGATCCTCGCGGACATCGCCACGGCCCTCCTCGACCCGAGAGTGAGGGTGAGCTGA
- a CDS encoding ABC transporter permease, translating to MTTGAPPPTAKEAFPAPGNGRNLGLGRLYLRRFLRNRLAVVGVVIFVLLVLFSAFGGLFTSYTYSDTDFAALTQPPSAAHWFGTNQGGNDIYASAVHGLQRSLAIAVSVSVLTVVVAALIGSSAAYFGGRAEKATLAVIHFLLIVPSFLILALVSNRLAGDWRVLIVVLTVFGWMSTARVIWSVSTSLRERDYVTAAEFMGVGPLRIILRHIIPNLGSLLIVNLTLGVVATVLSETALSFLGFGVQTPDVSLGTMLADGASTVTSAPWLFAFPAGLVVLLTVSMTFVGDGLRDALDPMSVTGAAGGRR from the coding sequence GTGACCACCGGCGCCCCGCCGCCGACGGCAAAGGAGGCGTTCCCCGCCCCCGGGAACGGGCGGAATCTCGGCCTCGGCCGGCTCTACCTGCGGCGCTTCCTGCGCAACCGGCTCGCCGTCGTCGGCGTGGTGATCTTCGTACTGCTGGTGCTGTTCAGCGCGTTCGGCGGGCTGTTCACCTCGTACACGTACTCCGACACGGACTTCGCCGCACTCACCCAGCCGCCGAGCGCCGCCCACTGGTTCGGCACCAACCAGGGCGGCAACGACATCTACGCCTCCGCCGTGCACGGGCTCCAGCGGTCCCTGGCGATCGCGGTGAGCGTCTCCGTCCTGACCGTCGTCGTCGCGGCGCTCATCGGCTCCAGCGCCGCGTACTTCGGCGGCCGGGCCGAGAAGGCGACGCTCGCGGTCATCCACTTCCTGCTGATCGTCCCCTCCTTCCTCATCCTCGCCCTGGTCTCCAACCGGCTCGCCGGGGACTGGCGGGTCCTCATCGTCGTCCTGACGGTGTTCGGCTGGATGTCGACCGCGCGGGTGATCTGGTCCGTCTCGACCTCACTGCGCGAACGGGACTACGTGACGGCGGCCGAATTCATGGGGGTCGGCCCACTGCGCATCATCCTGCGCCACATCATCCCCAATCTCGGCTCGCTCCTGATCGTCAACCTGACGCTCGGAGTCGTCGCGACCGTCCTCAGCGAAACCGCCCTGTCCTTCCTCGGGTTCGGCGTCCAGACCCCGGACGTCTCGCTCGGCACGATGCTCGCGGACGGGGCGAGCACCGTCACGAGCGCCCCCTGGCTCTTCGCCTTCCCCGCGGGCCTGGTCGTCCTGCTCACCGTGTCGATGACCTTCGTCGGCGACGGACTGCGCGACGCCCTGGACCCGATGTCCGTGACCGGCGCGGCAGGAGGCCGACGATGA